The following proteins are co-located in the Phragmites australis chromosome 10, lpPhrAust1.1, whole genome shotgun sequence genome:
- the LOC133883217 gene encoding cytokinin dehydrogenase 10-like → MQLANSSSATSIPTFCNHNMLQAHLATFLTITSFLSTNHLQMVAGGAISDDELFALDIVSKIHTNHDSTAKASSDFGHIVEAIPSGVFRPTSPTDIAALIRFSLSQPKPFTVAPRGQGHSARGQALAPGGVVVDMCSLGHGDQSHRVTVFAEKLWVDVGGEQLWSNVLHATLKHDFTPRVWTDYLRITVGGTLSNAGIGGQAFRHGPQISNVHELDVVTGMGKMITCSPDKNPDLFFAALGGLGQFGIITRARIGLEPAPKRVLWVRLAYSDVHSFTSDQELLISKRASGSGFDYVEGQVQLNRTLTEGRRSSSFFLASELDRLARLVLETRSEAIYYIEGAMYYDHDTANSVDQKLDKLLGELSFVPGLAFVRDVPYVQFLDRVGLEEENLRSAGIWDVPHPWLNLFVPRSRILDFDAGVFKGILKDAKPVGLILMYPINKDRWDDRMTTVTPDDDVFYAVGLLQSAVAAGDLERLESENEAVLEFCDRAGIGCKQYLPHHASQNGWRRHFGERWARIAELKRKYDPQAILSPGQGIFPAAVAGEATSDSL, encoded by the exons ATGCAACTAGCAAACTCAAGCTCCGCCACCTCCATCCCAACCTTTTGTAACCACAACATGCTGCAAGCTCATTTAGCTACATTCCTCACCATCACCAGCTTCCTCTCCACCAATCATTTACAAATGGTAGCCGGCGGTGCCATCTCCGACGATGAACTATTTGCCCTAGACATTGTGTCAAAGATCCACACCAACCACGACTCAACAGCCAAGGCCTCGTCGGATTTCGGCCACATTGTGGAGGCCATTCCAAGTGGGGTTTTCCGCCCGACCTCACCCACCGATATCGCCGCCCTTATTCGTTTCTCTCTGTCCCAGCCGAAGCCGTTCACCGTGGCGCCCCGCGGGCAAGGGCACTCTGCTCGCGGGCAGGCCCTTGCTCCGGGTGGCGTCGTCGTTGACATGTGCTCGTTGGGGCACGGTGACCAGAGTCACCGCGTAACCGTGTTCGCTGAGAAGCTGTGGGTGGATGTCGGCGGTGAGCAGCTGTGGAGCAACGTCCTCCACGCCACGCTCAAGCATGACTTCACGCCGCGCGTGTGGACCGACTACCTCCGCATCACCGTCGGCGGCACGCTCTCCAACGCTGGCATTGGTGGGCAGGCGTTCCGGCATGGGCCGCAGATCTCCAATGTACACGAGCTTGACGTGGTCACAG GGATGGGCAAAATGATCACCTGCTCGCCCGACAAGAACCCGGACCTGTTCTTCGCGGCATTGGGCGGATTGGGTCAGTTTGGGATCATAACTCGAGCTCGGATTGGACTCGAACCCGCTCCTAAACGGGTTCTTTGGGTCCGACTAGCTTACTCAGATGTGCACTCATTCACTAGTGACCAGGAGCTGCTCATATCGAAACGGGCTAGCGGATCTGGGTTCGACTACGTGGAGGGTCAGGTCCAATTGAACCGGACCCTCACCGAGGGCCGAAGGtcgtcttccttcttcttggctTCAGAACTTGATCGGCTTGCAAGGCTCGTCCTCGAGACCCGGTCCGAAGCAATCTACTACATTGAAGGTGCAATGTACTACGACCATGACACCGCCAACTCCGTGGATCAG AAACTTGACAAGCTGTTGGGAGAGCTAAGCTTTGTTCCGGGGCTCGCATTTGTCAGGGATGTGCCATATGTGCAGTTCCTCGACCGGGTGGGCCTCGAGGAGGAGAATCTGCGGTCGGCCGGCATCTGGGACGTGCCACACCCGTGGCTCAATCTCTTCGTCCCCAGATCTCGCATCCTCGACTTCGATGCCGGCGTATTCAAGGGCATCCTCAAGGACGCCAAGCCTGTCGGCCTCATCCTCATGTACCCCATCAACAAAGACAG GTGGGATGATAGGATGACGACGGTTACACCAGATGACGATGTGTTTTATGCCGTCGGGCTGCTCCAGTCGGCGGTGGCCGCTGGCGACCTGGAGCGGCTGGAGAGCGAGAACGAGGCGGTGCTCGAGTTCTGCGACCGCGCGGGTATCGGGTGCAAGCAGTATCTGCCGCACCATGCGTCACAGAACGGCTGGAGGCGGCATTTTGGGGAGAGATGGGCTAGGATCGCCGAGCTGAAGCGCAAGTATGACCCGCAGGCGATTCTGTCACCGGGGCAGGGGATCTTCCCGGCTGCCGTGGCCGGCGAAGCCACCTCTGATTCTCTGTAG